The sequence CCGGATTGGTGTCTTCGTAATAAACGCCTCATAAAGCTTTGGTGCTACAAAAAAACCTTCTCCTTTGGTTGGAAGAACAAAAAGAACTAACCTCTCATCCATTTTTGCTCCATAGCCAGTAAGGTAATTCAGATTAACTGAAGGAGATAGAAAAAGGCATTCTATCTCCTCTCCCTGCATTTTTTCCTGAAGCTTTTCAATTCTTTTTTGGTAGATGGACATGTTTTTCCTCCTGCCGTTATGTTTTTGTTCACTCTTTTTTTGCCGTCATCAAGGTAACAATAATTAAGGCTACAAAAGCAACGGGAATAGAGACAACGGAGCTATTCAGATCATAAGGTTGTCTTAAAACAATTTCCCATACCAGCGTTGTAATCACACCAGCTGACATGGATGCCAGCCCACCGGCTTTGGTAACTTTTTTCCATAGAAATACAGCTAATACTGCCGGTGTAATCCCTGCCGCATATACGGTGTAAGCATACATTTGTACAGATAGAATGCTAGGAAAATATTCGATCAGCAAATAAGAAAGCAAGCCCAGTACCGGGATCAATATTCGGGTAAATAATAACTTTTGTTTATCCGATGCTTCTGGGTTAATATATTTTCCGTATAAATCATAGGTAATATTGGTTGAAGCCGACAAAAGATACGAATTTCCTGTTGTAACAATAAAGGCAGCCGCCGCCGCTAAAAGAAGTCCCCCTATAAAGGTCGGTAAGATTGTCGTAGTGGCTATCAATGCCATTCCCGGATTAATGTCCGGAAAGGTAACTCTGGCGGAAAAAGCGATAATTGAAACCGCCGGATAAATAAAGATTACCCCTATTAGCCATCCTATGGAACCAATTCTGGTATCTCGGCTACCACGAGAAGCCGCCAGTCGCTGATACATATTTTGATCTCCCAGCAAAAGGAACAGAGAGGGAATCAGATATCCCGTCAGTTGTAAGGGAGTCAAACCACCTAAAACTTCCAAGCTTGATGGCGGAACCGTTTCTGTGATATTTGCCCATCCGCCAGCCGCATTAATGGAAAAGGGGATCCCAACTCCAAGCCCAATAAGAATAATAAAGGCACCAATAGCATCCGTTGCTGCCACTGCTTTAAGCCCACCTGCAGCAGCAAGAAAAACAATAAGCACAGCGGCAATAATCGTTCCTGTCTGTACCGGAATGCCTGTCGTTACATTTAAGACAAACCCAAACCCTTGGAATTGATAGCTCACAATTCCCACATAAGCCAATACAATCACCAATACCGAGAGCATTTTAGCTGATTCACCGTATTTGGTTTCCAATATTTCACTGATGGTATATTTTCCAAAAGTCCGTATTCTTTCCGCAATAAAAAACAATAACCCAATTCCCACAATAGCCGAAACACTTTGTAACATGGCCGGCCATATGCCAAAGCTGTACGCAAGGGAGTTGCTGCCTCCTGTAATCGTACCACTGCCAACCCAGGTGGCGATTAGCGTTCCCATCAATACAACCGCACCCAGAGATTTTCCAGCCAGAATAAAGTCTTCACTGGAAGAGATCTTCTTTGAATAAAAAATACCCATTACTACCATGATGACCCCATACCCTGCTAAAAACCACAGCAGAGTGGGATTATGCGTTAATTCCATTCTTTTCTTCCTCCTTGTTTTTTCCTTCTTTTTTTAGTTTTACAGTATTGATTACACCTATACTGTAATTAGTGGCGAAAAAAAAGCACCCTTCGCCTACTTTGTTTAAATAATAACATACCTTAGGCTTTTCGTCTATTCCAAAACCAGACCTATCCGAAGAACTTGACAAATCCATCTCTCTGAGGTACATTTATTTAGAGTCATTTCATTTATCTGATGACTACTGGTGCTTCTTGAGGCAATCCTCTCGAAGAGAATAGGGAATAGAAGTGAGAATCTTCAGCGGTCCCGCCACTGTAACCGGGGAATTAATTCGCAGTAATCCACTGTCTTCAAAGGCTCATGCCTGAAGAAGGACGGGAAGGAGCGAAGGCGTGATGATCTGGAAGCCAGGAGACCTGCCAGTAGGGAACTTTTGCTAATGATGTGGATTATGGTAACATCCTCAGTATGTTTATGCTGAGGTTTTTTGCTATTTAAAAACAAATTAAAAACAGAAACCCAAGGAGGAATTATCGTATGCCGTCATTAAAAGAAACCATCGATCAGATCCAACCTCTTAAAAAAGAAGCCATGGATTTGTGTCAGAAAAAGCTTAATAACCTGACGAAGCCACCAGGCAGTTTGGGGGTGCTGGAGGATATCGCTATTCAGTTAGCCGGTATAACAGGCAGCACATCACCGTCTGTTAAGAACAAAACAATGTTGGTGATGGCCGGAGATCACGGAGTTGTTGCTGAAGGTGTCAGTGCTTTCCCTCAGGAAGTAACCCCTCAAATGGTTCTGAACTTTATCAATGGGGGAGCTGCTATCAATGTTTTCTGCCGTCATGCCGAGGCGAAGGTAGTGGTGGTGGACGTGGGCATCGTCGGTGATTTTACTCATCCTGATCTTATCCAAAAAAAGATAAAGCAGGGCACCGACAATATTGCTGCCGGGCCTGGGATGAGTTATGACGAAGCTGTAAAGGCCATTGAAATAGGAATCGAAATGGCTCATGAAGAAGTGCAACAGGGAGCCGCTTTGTTAGGTGCGGGTGAAATGGGCATTGGCAATACAACTCCCAGCAGCGCTATATTAGCCGCATGCATTGATTTACCCTTGGAACAGATCGTCGGTAGGGGGTCGGGAATTCAGGATGAGGCGCTTACCAATAAAATCCGGGTGATTCAACAGGCTTTAGACATTAATCAACCAGACGCAACCGATGGAGTTGATCTTTTGGCAAAAGTAGGCGGCTTGGAAATCGCTGCCATGACTGGCGTTATGCTGGGTGCCGCCGCTCATCGGGTACCGGTAATGGTTGATGGTTTCATCGCCAGTGCGGCTGCTTTGGCTGCCAGTCGCATCTGCCCTAAGGTTACTCCGTATATGATCGCTTCCCATGCTTCTATGGAGCCAGGTCATCAGCATGCCCTCCGTCTTTTAGGTTTAACACCCATGCTTCATATGAACATGCGTCTAGGAGAAGGTACCGGCGCTGCCTTAGCCTTCCACTTGGTAGAAGCTTCCACCAGAGCCCTTGAAGAAATGAGCACCTTCGCTGATGCTGGCGTTACTTCCAGTTAAGCTTTCTTTTGCGCTTTTAATTCCAGGTATTCTTCATAGGTTTTTCGATAATCTTTGATTCCGTCATCGGTTATTTCAATAATGCGATTGGCGATGGTATCGACAAACTGATGATCGTGAGACGTAAACAATACATTGCTGGGGTAGGCTTTCAGCCCATTGTTTAATGCTGTGATTGATTCCAGATCCAGATGATTCGTGGGCTGATCCAGTAATAGGACGTTGGCATTTTTCAGCATCATTCTCGATAGCATACACCGGACCTTTTCTCCACCAGAAAGGACTTTCACCTTTTTCAGGGCATCTTCTCCGGAAAAAAGCATTTTTCCGAGGAAACCTCTTAAATACACTTCCGATTTTTCTTCTGAATACTGCCGCAGCCACTCTACCAGGTTTAAGCCTTCCTGATCAAAATAGTCTGCATTATCTTTTGGCAGATAGGCAGTGGTAATCGTTACACCCCATTTTACCGTCCCTTGGTCCGGTTCCCATTCTCCTGCCATGATTTTCATTAACGCTGTATTGGCTCTTTCATTTTCACTGACAAAGGCTATTTTATCTTCTTTTCCTACGGTGAAACTGACGTTTTTTAACAAGGTTTCTCCTTCTACGGTTTTTGAAATCCCTTCCACCATTAAGATGTCTTTTCCTACTTCTCTTTCTGGTTTAAAACCAACGTAGGGGTAGCGGCGGGTGGATGGTTGAATATCATCCAACGTGATTTTATCCAGTATTTTTTTTCGAGAGGTTGCTTGTCTGGATTTTGAAGCATTTGCACTAAAACGAGCAATAAAATCCTGCAGCTGCTTCACTTTTTCTTCTTTTTTGCGATTTTGATCCTTCATCATCTGGAGTGCCAACTGGCTGGACTCGTACCAGAAGTCGTAGTTCCCTGTAAACATTTTTATTTTCCCAAAGTCCACGTCTACCATATGGGTACAGGTTTTATTCAGAAAATATCGATCATGAGAAACAAAAATAACAATGCCGTCAAAGTTAATTAGGAATTCTTCCAACCATCGGATTGATTGAATATCCAAATGGTTGGTCGGCTCATCCAACACTAAAATATCTGGATTTCCAAACAAAGCCTGCGCCAGCAATACCTTCACTTTTTCAGCACCAGGAAGAGCTTCCATTTTCTTAACATGAAGGTCTGTCGTAATACCAAGCCCCTGCAACAGTGCCGATGCTTCTGCTTCTGCCTCCCATCCGTTTAATTCGGCAAATTCCGCTTCCAGTTCTGCTGCTTTCATCCCATCTTCATCCGAAAAATCTTCTTTGGCATAAAGGATTTCTTTTTCTGTCATTACTTCATAAAGCCGTTCATTTCCTCGAATGACTGTTTCTAATACTTCCACTTCATCAAACTGAAAATGATCTTGTTTTAGTACAGACATTCTAAGACCCGGTGCAATGTGAACTTCACCTTTATTTGGCTCTATTTCTCCGGAAAGGATTCTAAGAAACGTACTTTTCCCCGCTCCATTAGCTCCAATAACTCCATAACAATTGCCCGGAGAAAACTTTAGTTGAACGTCTTCAAATAATTTTTGCTCTCCATAACTTAATCCTAAATTAATAACATTAATCACGTTAATACCTTCCTTTTCTTATATTCTTTATTCGGCGACTACCACCGTTAAGACTGCTTATTCTATTAAAAGCTCTGCCATCTTTTTTCAATAGCTGGACTCCAGTGGCTTTTAGACGATTTTTGTCGTCCAGTCCTCACAATTCCAGACTTCCGTTACCACATCCCGATAAAAGTCCGGTTCGTGACTAATCAATAGAATTGTCCCTTTATAAGCCTGCAAAGCTCGTTTAAGTTCTTCTTTGGCATCCACATCCAGATGATTGGTCGGCTCATCCAGTACCAGGACATTGGTTTCTTTGTTCATTAATTTGCAAAGCCGTACCTTGGCCTGTTCACCACCACTAAGCACCCGTACCTGGCTTTCAATATGCTTGGTTGTTAAGCCGCATTTTGCCAAGGCACTTCTTACTTCCCGCTGGTTAAGACCAGGAAATTCCTGCCATACTTCTTCGATGCATGTATTGGTATTGCTCTCTTTTATTTCTTGTTCAAAATAACCGATATGCAGAAAGTCACCTTCTTCTACGACTCCTGCCAGCGGCGGCACTTCCCCCAGCAAACTTCGCAACAAAGTTGTTTTTCCCAGACCATTGGCGCCAACCAGTGCAATTTTTTGATTTCTTTCCATTTTAATGGTCAAAGGACGGGTTAGCGGTTCCTCATAGCCAATCACTAAGTCCTCCGTCTGAAAGATGAGCTTTCCAGGGGTTCTCGCTGTAAGAAAATGAAATTCCGGCTTCGGTTTTTCCTGGGCTAGTTCAATCATTTCCATCTTATCCAATTTCTTTTGGCGGGACATCGCCATATTGCGAGTAGCTACCCGTGCTTTGTTTCTGGCAACAAAATCTTTTAACTCACTGATTTCCTGCTGTT is a genomic window of Tindallia californiensis containing:
- a CDS encoding sodium:solute symporter family protein, whose amino-acid sequence is MELTHNPTLLWFLAGYGVIMVVMGIFYSKKISSSEDFILAGKSLGAVVLMGTLIATWVGSGTITGGSNSLAYSFGIWPAMLQSVSAIVGIGLLFFIAERIRTFGKYTISEILETKYGESAKMLSVLVIVLAYVGIVSYQFQGFGFVLNVTTGIPVQTGTIIAAVLIVFLAAAGGLKAVAATDAIGAFIILIGLGVGIPFSINAAGGWANITETVPPSSLEVLGGLTPLQLTGYLIPSLFLLLGDQNMYQRLAASRGSRDTRIGSIGWLIGVIFIYPAVSIIAFSARVTFPDINPGMALIATTTILPTFIGGLLLAAAAAFIVTTGNSYLLSASTNITYDLYGKYINPEASDKQKLLFTRILIPVLGLLSYLLIEYFPSILSVQMYAYTVYAAGITPAVLAVFLWKKVTKAGGLASMSAGVITTLVWEIVLRQPYDLNSSVVSIPVAFVALIIVTLMTAKKE
- the cobT gene encoding nicotinate-nucleotide--dimethylbenzimidazole phosphoribosyltransferase translates to MPSLKETIDQIQPLKKEAMDLCQKKLNNLTKPPGSLGVLEDIAIQLAGITGSTSPSVKNKTMLVMAGDHGVVAEGVSAFPQEVTPQMVLNFINGGAAINVFCRHAEAKVVVVDVGIVGDFTHPDLIQKKIKQGTDNIAAGPGMSYDEAVKAIEIGIEMAHEEVQQGAALLGAGEMGIGNTTPSSAILAACIDLPLEQIVGRGSGIQDEALTNKIRVIQQALDINQPDATDGVDLLAKVGGLEIAAMTGVMLGAAAHRVPVMVDGFIASAAALAASRICPKVTPYMIASHASMEPGHQHALRLLGLTPMLHMNMRLGEGTGAALAFHLVEASTRALEEMSTFADAGVTSS
- a CDS encoding ABC-F family ATP-binding cassette domain-containing protein — its product is MINVINLGLSYGEQKLFEDVQLKFSPGNCYGVIGANGAGKSTFLRILSGEIEPNKGEVHIAPGLRMSVLKQDHFQFDEVEVLETVIRGNERLYEVMTEKEILYAKEDFSDEDGMKAAELEAEFAELNGWEAEAEASALLQGLGITTDLHVKKMEALPGAEKVKVLLAQALFGNPDILVLDEPTNHLDIQSIRWLEEFLINFDGIVIFVSHDRYFLNKTCTHMVDVDFGKIKMFTGNYDFWYESSQLALQMMKDQNRKKEEKVKQLQDFIARFSANASKSRQATSRKKILDKITLDDIQPSTRRYPYVGFKPEREVGKDILMVEGISKTVEGETLLKNVSFTVGKEDKIAFVSENERANTALMKIMAGEWEPDQGTVKWGVTITTAYLPKDNADYFDQEGLNLVEWLRQYSEEKSEVYLRGFLGKMLFSGEDALKKVKVLSGGEKVRCMLSRMMLKNANVLLLDQPTNHLDLESITALNNGLKAYPSNVLFTSHDHQFVDTIANRIIEITDDGIKDYRKTYEEYLELKAQKKA